From Streptomyces sp. TLI_105, the proteins below share one genomic window:
- a CDS encoding YihY/virulence factor BrkB family protein, translated as MDWLTRLPVIGPWVARLMRTHGWHAYETLDAAHWTRLAAAITFVSFIALFPLITVAAAIGAALLTDDQLDTIEKKIGDQVPGISDQLDIGGLVANAGTIGIVAGAVLLVTGISWIGSMRECLRAVWGLDGVEGNPILLKGKDALILLGLGGVALGSLAASWLGSTAVGWSADRLGISGGGAGGILLQVAAVLVAVVADFLILLYVLTLLPGVEPGRRDLVTAALMGAVGFELLKLLLGGYMKGVAAKSMYGAFGVPVALLLWINFTAKLLLFCAAWTATESRRKSPSAPEPGSESEPGPGSPPETPPGTSPETPRGTPRGTGNGADGSPPPPRPAASGG; from the coding sequence ATGGACTGGCTGACCAGACTCCCCGTCATCGGCCCGTGGGTCGCCCGCCTCATGCGGACCCACGGCTGGCACGCGTACGAGACCCTCGACGCGGCGCACTGGACGCGGCTCGCCGCCGCGATCACCTTCGTCTCCTTCATCGCCCTCTTCCCGCTGATCACGGTCGCCGCCGCGATCGGCGCCGCGCTCCTCACCGACGACCAGCTCGACACCATCGAGAAGAAGATCGGCGACCAGGTCCCCGGCATCTCCGATCAGCTCGACATCGGCGGGCTCGTCGCCAACGCCGGCACGATCGGGATCGTCGCCGGCGCCGTCCTGCTCGTCACCGGCATCAGCTGGATCGGCTCCATGCGGGAGTGCCTGCGCGCGGTCTGGGGGCTCGACGGCGTCGAGGGCAACCCGATCCTGCTCAAGGGCAAGGACGCGCTGATCCTCCTCGGTCTCGGCGGCGTCGCGCTCGGCTCGCTCGCCGCGTCCTGGCTCGGCTCCACCGCCGTCGGCTGGAGCGCCGACCGGCTCGGCATCTCGGGCGGAGGAGCGGGCGGCATCCTGCTCCAGGTGGCCGCCGTCCTCGTCGCCGTCGTCGCCGACTTCCTGATCCTGCTGTACGTGCTGACGCTGCTGCCGGGCGTCGAACCGGGCCGCCGGGACCTCGTGACGGCGGCACTGATGGGCGCGGTCGGCTTCGAGCTGCTGAAGCTGCTGCTCGGCGGCTACATGAAGGGGGTCGCGGCGAAGTCGATGTACGGGGCGTTCGGCGTCCCGGTCGCCCTGCTCCTCTGGATCAACTTCACCGCGAAACTGCTGCTGTTCTGCGCGGCCTGGACGGCTACGGAGTCACGTCGGAAGAGCCCTTCGGCTCCGGAGCCGGGGTCGGAGTCGGAGCCGGGGCCGGGGTCTCCTCCGGAGACTCCTCCCGGGACTTCTCCGGAGACTCCTCGGGGGACTCCTCGGGGGACGGGGAACGGCGCCGACGGGTCGCCGCCGCCGCCCCGGCCAGCGGCCAGCGGCGGTTGA
- a CDS encoding FAD-binding oxidoreductase, which translates to MAVETRVPDEDCEAISGWGRTAPTLARVHRPRGHAEAVEAVLAPGRRGVVARGLGRACGDAAQNAGGTVLDMSGFDRILAVDTSAGLVVCEAGVTLHRLMEALVPFGWFVPVAPGTRYMTVGGAIGADVHGGNHPVSGSFGRHVTALELLTADGQIRTVPPGTPLFDATTGGLGLTGVILSATLRLLPVETSLMRVDTERVPDLDALMARLADGGRRYRYSAARIDLLARGAATGRAVLTRGDHVPYDALPRRHRARRTPLDFRPGRLPAPPPYVPGGLLGRTSVGLLNELWYRGAPRAATGRLQSLPAFFHPLDGVPHRNRIHGPEGFVRYRFVVPYGQEDALRRIVRRIADRGLPSFPAVLKRFGAGDPGPLSFPLPGWALALGLPTGLPGLGHFLDALDEEVAGVGGRVDLADDSRVRPEALAAMYPRLDEFRALRAALDPRSVFTSDLARRLGL; encoded by the coding sequence ATGGCTGTCGAGACCCGCGTCCCGGACGAAGACTGCGAAGCGATCAGCGGCTGGGGCCGCACCGCCCCCACCCTCGCGCGCGTGCACCGGCCCCGCGGGCACGCCGAGGCCGTCGAGGCCGTCCTCGCCCCCGGCCGCCGGGGCGTCGTCGCCCGTGGCCTGGGCCGCGCGTGCGGCGACGCCGCGCAGAACGCCGGCGGCACCGTCCTCGACATGAGCGGCTTCGACCGGATCCTGGCCGTCGACACCAGCGCCGGGCTCGTCGTCTGCGAGGCGGGCGTCACCCTGCACCGGCTGATGGAGGCGCTGGTGCCGTTCGGCTGGTTCGTCCCCGTCGCCCCCGGCACCCGGTACATGACCGTCGGCGGCGCGATCGGCGCTGACGTCCACGGCGGGAACCACCCCGTCTCGGGCTCCTTCGGCCGGCACGTGACCGCGCTCGAACTCCTCACCGCCGACGGGCAGATCCGCACCGTGCCGCCGGGGACCCCGCTCTTCGACGCCACCACCGGCGGCCTGGGCCTGACCGGCGTGATCCTCTCGGCCACCCTGCGGCTGCTGCCCGTCGAGACCTCCCTGATGCGCGTGGACACCGAGCGCGTCCCCGACCTCGACGCGCTGATGGCCCGGCTCGCCGACGGCGGCCGGCGGTACCGCTACTCCGCCGCCCGGATCGACCTGCTCGCCCGGGGCGCCGCCACCGGCCGCGCCGTCCTGACCCGCGGCGACCACGTGCCGTACGACGCGCTGCCCCGCCGCCACCGGGCCCGCCGCACGCCGTTGGACTTCCGGCCGGGGCGGCTGCCCGCACCGCCGCCGTACGTCCCCGGCGGACTGCTCGGCCGCACGTCCGTCGGGCTCCTCAACGAGCTCTGGTACCGCGGGGCCCCGCGCGCCGCCACCGGCCGGCTCCAGTCGCTGCCGGCCTTCTTCCACCCCCTCGACGGCGTCCCCCACCGGAACCGGATCCACGGGCCCGAGGGCTTCGTCCGGTACCGCTTCGTCGTCCCGTACGGGCAGGAGGACGCCCTCCGGCGGATCGTGCGGCGGATCGCGGACCGGGGCCTCCCCTCCTTCCCCGCCGTCCTGAAACGGTTCGGCGCGGGCGACCCCGGCCCGCTCTCCTTCCCCCTCCCCGGCTGGGCCCTCGCCCTCGGCCTCCCCACCGGCCTGCCCGGGCTCGGGCACTTCCTCGACGCGCTCGACGAGGAGGTCGCGGGCGTCGGCGGCCGGGTCGACCTCGCCGACGACTCCCGGGTCCGGCCGGAGGCCCTGGCCGCGATGTACCCCCGGCTCGACGAGTTCCGGGCGCTGCGCGCGGCGCTCGACCCGCGGTCCGTCTTCACCTCGGACCTCGCCCGCCGTCTCGGCCTCTAG
- a CDS encoding decaprenylphospho-beta-D-erythro-pentofuranosid-2-ulose 2-reductase, with translation MKDAFGAPQSLLVLGGTSEIGLATARRLIARRTRTVRLAGRPSPALTAAADSLRALGADVRAVPFDALDTASHEERLGKVFAEGDVDMVLLAFGVFGDQARDESDPVAAVRVAQTNYTGAVSAGLVCAGALQAQGHGSLVVLSSVAGERARRADFIYGSSKAGLDAFAQGLGDALHGTGVHVMVVRPGFVRSKATAGLAEAPLATTPEAVAGAIELGLRRRSETVWVPGSLRMVRAAVRHVPRPLFRRLPV, from the coding sequence GTGAAGGACGCCTTCGGTGCCCCGCAGTCGCTGCTCGTCCTCGGCGGCACCTCCGAGATCGGGCTCGCCACCGCCCGCCGACTGATCGCGCGCCGCACCCGCACGGTCCGGCTGGCGGGCCGCCCCTCCCCCGCGCTCACGGCCGCCGCGGACTCGCTGCGCGCGCTCGGGGCGGACGTGCGCGCCGTGCCCTTCGACGCGCTCGACACCGCGTCGCACGAGGAGCGGCTCGGGAAGGTCTTCGCCGAGGGGGACGTCGACATGGTGCTGCTCGCCTTCGGGGTCTTCGGCGACCAGGCGCGCGACGAGTCGGACCCGGTCGCCGCCGTCCGGGTCGCGCAGACCAACTACACGGGCGCCGTCTCGGCCGGTCTGGTGTGCGCGGGCGCGCTCCAGGCGCAGGGGCACGGTTCGCTGGTGGTGCTCTCGTCGGTGGCGGGCGAGCGGGCGCGCCGCGCCGACTTCATCTACGGCTCGTCGAAGGCGGGCCTCGACGCCTTCGCGCAGGGCCTGGGGGACGCGCTGCACGGCACGGGCGTGCACGTCATGGTCGTACGACCCGGGTTCGTGCGCTCGAAGGCGACGGCCGGGCTCGCGGAGGCGCCGCTCGCGACGACCCCGGAGGCGGTCGCGGGCGCGATCGAGCTGGGGCTGCGGCGGCGCTCGGAGACGGTGTGGGTGCCGGGCTCGCTGCGGATGGTGAGGGCGGCCGTACGGCACGTGCCGAGGCCGCTGTTCCGGCGTCTGCCGGTGTGA
- a CDS encoding 2'-5' RNA ligase family protein codes for MGTVTLGVSIAVPEPYGSLLQERRAGFGDQAAYGIPTHVTLVPPTEVPEERLPEIEAHLAGVAAEHQPFPVRLKGTGTFRPLSPVVYVKVEEGVTPCHRLQHRIRDEAGPLVRELQFPYHPHVTVAHGISEEGMDRAFEELAGYEAAWTCRSFALYEQGPDGVWRKLYDYEFGSGRPIAAVPAQGGSPVDTPTPTA; via the coding sequence GTGGGGACCGTAACGCTCGGCGTTTCGATCGCGGTCCCGGAGCCCTACGGCAGCCTGCTCCAGGAGCGGCGCGCCGGCTTCGGGGACCAGGCCGCGTACGGCATCCCCACGCACGTCACCCTGGTCCCGCCGACCGAGGTCCCCGAGGAGCGGCTGCCGGAGATCGAGGCCCACCTCGCGGGCGTCGCCGCCGAGCACCAGCCGTTCCCCGTGCGCCTCAAGGGCACCGGGACCTTCCGCCCGCTCTCCCCGGTCGTCTACGTGAAGGTGGAGGAGGGCGTCACCCCCTGCCACCGCCTCCAGCACCGGATCCGCGACGAGGCCGGGCCGCTGGTGCGCGAGCTCCAGTTCCCGTACCACCCGCACGTCACCGTGGCGCACGGCATCTCCGAGGAGGGGATGGACCGGGCGTTCGAGGAGCTCGCCGGGTACGAGGCGGCCTGGACCTGCCGCTCCTTCGCGCTGTACGAGCAGGGCCCGGACGGGGTCTGGCGGAAGCTGTACGACTACGAGTTCGGCAGCGGCCGCCCGATCGCCGCCGTCCCCGCCCAGGGCGGCAGCCCGGTCGACACCCCGACGCCGACGGCCTGA
- the trpS gene encoding tryptophan--tRNA ligase encodes MASDSPRVLSGIQPTAGSFHLGNYLGAVRQWVALQETHDAFYMVVDLHAITVPQDPAELRANTRLAAAQLLAAGLDPERCTLFVQSHVPEHAQLGWVMNCLTGFGEASRMTQFKDKSAKQGADRATVGLFTYPILQVADILLYQAHEVPVGEDQRQHIELTRDLAERFNGRFGETFTIPRPYILKETAKIYDLQDPTIKMSKSASTPKGLINLLDDPKTTAKKVKSAVTDTDTVIRFDPENKAGVSNLLTIMSTLTATSVADLEKSYEGKMYGALKTDLAEVMVDFVTPFRARTQEYLDDPETLDSVLAKGAEKARAVAAETLAQTYERIGFLPAKH; translated from the coding sequence CCAGCCCACCGCAGGCTCGTTCCACCTCGGCAACTACCTCGGCGCCGTCCGCCAGTGGGTCGCCCTGCAGGAGACCCACGACGCCTTCTACATGGTCGTCGACCTGCACGCGATCACGGTCCCGCAGGACCCCGCCGAGCTGCGCGCCAACACCCGGCTCGCCGCCGCCCAGCTGCTCGCCGCCGGCCTCGACCCGGAGCGCTGCACCCTCTTCGTCCAGAGCCACGTCCCCGAGCACGCGCAGCTCGGCTGGGTCATGAACTGCCTCACCGGCTTCGGCGAGGCCTCCCGCATGACCCAGTTCAAGGACAAGTCCGCCAAGCAGGGCGCCGACCGCGCCACCGTCGGCCTCTTCACGTACCCGATCCTCCAGGTCGCGGACATCCTGCTCTACCAGGCCCACGAGGTCCCGGTCGGCGAGGACCAGCGCCAGCACATCGAGCTGACCCGCGACCTCGCGGAGCGATTCAACGGCCGCTTCGGCGAGACGTTCACGATCCCCAGGCCGTACATCCTCAAGGAGACGGCGAAGATCTACGACCTCCAGGACCCGACGATCAAGATGAGCAAGTCGGCGTCCACGCCGAAGGGCCTCATCAACCTCCTGGACGACCCGAAGACCACCGCGAAGAAGGTCAAGAGCGCGGTCACCGACACCGACACGGTGATCCGCTTCGACCCGGAGAACAAGGCCGGCGTCTCCAACCTGCTCACCATCATGTCCACGCTCACCGCCACGTCCGTCGCGGACCTGGAGAAGAGCTACGAGGGCAAGATGTACGGCGCGCTGAAGACGGATCTCGCCGAGGTCATGGTGGACTTCGTCACGCCCTTCCGGGCCCGCACCCAGGAATACCTGGACGACCCGGAGACGCTGGACTCGGTCCTGGCCAAGGGAGCGGAGAAGGCCCGCGCGGTCGCCGCGGAGACGCTGGCGCAGACGTACGAGCGGATCGGCTTCCTGCCCGCCAAGCACTGA